One Acropora palmata chromosome 2, jaAcrPala1.3, whole genome shotgun sequence genomic window carries:
- the LOC141873324 gene encoding uncharacterized protein LOC141873324 — protein sequence MIRCLAATAKESNRVDVVKHLREITPAGTTGPLLPGNLDICNIPSEQIRELTIDLSGGEEWKVVAERLGLNAKEIRYLDVRMRNPCDAALSVVSQRRCMNVDDLYDVLTDCGMPVLADIL from the exons ATGATCCGTTGTCTTGCAGCAACAGCTAAGGAATCAAACCGGGTTGATGTTGTCAAACACCTGAGAGAAATCACACCAGCAGGGACAACTG gtCCATTGTTACCTGGGAACCTTGATATTTGCAATATCCCATCTGAGCAGATCAGAGAACTTACAATAGATTTGAGCG GAGGAGAAGAGTGGAAGGTTGTTGCGGAGAGATTGGGCTTAAACGCAAAAGAGATTCGGTACCTTGATGTGAGAATGCGGAATCCTTGTGATGCTGCGTTGTCAGTTGTGAGTCAAAGGCGTTGCATGAATGTGGACGACCTATACGATGTGTTAACTGATTGTGGGATGCCTGTACTGGCTGATATTTTGTGA